A DNA window from Vigna angularis cultivar LongXiaoDou No.4 chromosome 1, ASM1680809v1, whole genome shotgun sequence contains the following coding sequences:
- the LOC108323486 gene encoding guanosine nucleotide diphosphate dissociation inhibitor 2 — protein MDEEYDVIVLGTGLKECILSGLLSVDGLKVLHMDRNDYYGGESTSLNLNQLWKRFRGDDKPPQELGASRDYNIDMNPKFIMANGNLVRVLIHTDVTKYLSFKAVDGSHVFNKGKVHKVPSNDMEALKSPLMGLFEKRRARKFFIYVQNYKESDPKTHEGMDLTRVTTKELIAKYGLDDNTVDFIGHALALHRDDHYLAEPALDTVKRMKLYAESLARFQGGSPYIYPLYGLGELPQAFARLSAVYGGTYMLNKPECKVEFDDEGKVVGVTSEGETARCKKLVCDPSYLPGKVRKVGKVARAIAIMSHPIPNTDNSHSVQIILPQKQLGRRSDMYLFCCSYTHNVAPKGKFIAFVSSEAETDQPAIELKPGIDLLGPVDEIFFDIYDRYEPVNEPTLDNCFISMSYDATTHFESTVDDVLNMYTLITGKVIDLSVDLSAASAAEE, from the exons ATGGATGAAGAGTACGATGTGATCGTGTTGGGCACGGGTCTCAAGGAATGCATTCTCAGTGGTCTTCTCTCCGTCGATGGCCTCAAG GTTCTGCATATGGATAGGAATGACTATTACGGAGGAGAATCCACTTCACTCAATCTTAATCAG CTTTGGAAGAGATTCAGGGGAGATGACAAGCCTCCTCAAGAGTTGGGCGCTAGCAGGGATTATAACATCGATATGAACCCTAAG ttCATTATGGCTAATGGCAATTTGGTGCGGGTTCTGATACATACTGATGTTACAAAGTATCTCTCTTTTAAAGCTGTGGATGGGAGCCATGTGTTTAATAAAGGAAAG GTTCACAAAGTGCCCTCAAACGACATGGAAGCCTTAAAGTCCCCACTTATGGGACTATTTGAAAAACGCCGTGCGCGCAAGTTTTTCATATATGTACAAAATTATAAAGAGAGTGATCCCAAGACCCATGAGGGGATGGACTTGACAAGAGTGACTACTAAAGAGTTGATAGC AAAATACGGCCTTGATGATAACACTGTAGACTTCATTGGTCATGCTTTGGCGCTTCATAGAGATGATCACTACTTGGCTGAGCCAGCACTGGACACTGTGAAGAGAATGAAG TTATATGCAGAGTCTCTTGCACGCTTTCAAGGAGGATCACCTTACATATATCCTTTGTATGGTTTAGGAGAGCTTCCCCAG GCATTTGCCCGGCTTAGTGCAGTTTATGGTGGAACATATATGTTGAACAAGCCTGAGTGTAAG GTAGAATTTGATGATGAAGGAAAGGTTGTTGGTGTCACATCTGAAGGAGAAACTGCAAGATGCAAAAAACTTGTTTGTGACCCATCATATTTGCCCGGCAAG GTGAGGAAGGTTGGTAAGGTTGCAAGGGCAATAGCTATCATGAGCCACCCAATCCCCAACACTGATAATTCCCATTCCGTGCAAATTATTTTACCACAGAAACAGTTGGGTCGGAGGTCAGACAT GTACCTATTTTGTTGCTCATATACTCACAATGTTGCTCCAAAGGGGAAATTTATTGCATTTGTATCATCCGAGGCAGAGACAGATCAGCCAGCAATTGAACTAAAACCTGGAATTGATCTTCTAGGACCTGTTGATGAGATATTTTTTGACATCTATGACAGATATGAACCGGTCAATGAACCGACTTTGGACAACTGCTTTATATCAATG AGTTATGATGCTACTACTCACTTTGAGTCGACTGTGGATGACGTTCTCAACATGTATACATTGATAACTGGAAAG GTTATTGACCTTAGTGTGGATCTTAGTGCTGCTAGTGCTGCAGAAGAGTAA